A stretch of DNA from Megalops cyprinoides isolate fMegCyp1 chromosome 17, fMegCyp1.pri, whole genome shotgun sequence:
GCAAGCGGCGTCCTGATCGGGGGGGGGTCTCGTCTCCTCTGTGTTTCCAGATGGATCATTCCCCATGAGCCAGCGGAGTTTCCCGCCCTCGTTCTGGAACAGCGCGTACCAGCCCTCCGTCACTGCCTCCCTTAGCAGCAGCCTCAGCAGCGCTCTGGGGGCCCCCCACACTGAGCTCCCCTTCCCTGCGGACCCCTACTCCACCGCCTCCCTGCACGGCCACCTCCACCAGGCGCCCCCCGAGGCCTGGCACCCCgcgcaccaccaccaccaccacccgtACTCGCTGGGCGGGGCCATCGGCACCCAGGGCTCCGCCTACCCGCGGCCCGGCGTGCACGAGGTCTACGGCACGCACTTCGACCCCCGCTACAGCTCGCTGCTGGTGCCATCGGTGCGCCCGCACCGGCTCACGCCCGCCGCCGTCCCCGCGCCGGGCACCTCTCAGTGTGACATCAGCAAGAGCGAGCCCGCCAGCTCCGCCTGGACGGGGGCCTTTGCCGGGACAGGCTCCGACATGGGCCAAGGCCTCAGCCTCAATGTGGACGCAGGTACTCTGCTCCAGACCGCACCccgctccccctctctgcagatTACATTGTAAGAGGCTGCTCCTCCTTTATGTGATGAAGCcgtgtggtgtagcggtgaggagcagctCTTCTAACTCAAAGTTTACCAGTTTAGCAGCCAGGCTGCAACAATTATGTTTTACCCTTGAGAGGGGTACTTTCTAGAGTAGAGTGATTTTCTACAGTGAGCAAGTGGATGCTGGCAAAGAAGATCATTCAGCTaccaaagaaaataattcagttttatcTTCTGACAATGTGAGCTGCTACATTTAGATATGGTCCATTGCAAAAGAGCACAATACAATACAGATGTTGAAAAAATTGGAACCATTAACTTTGTCTTTTGTCCTCTTTAGAGGGCTATTTAATCTACTCTTGCCCTAACTCACCCTTGGCTTCTAAGAATGAAACCATAATATGTGATTTATATTTTCGTATGTGATTTTTTCATAGTCTTTCTTATGAAGCTGTTCTTCAAATCAGCAAAAGATAATTTtatacaacaaaacattttttaacaattttataCCTTCTAGTCTGTTCTTTTCCAGAATGCACGTTGTTCTTTACTTTGTGTTCTGAATTTTAGAAGGGATTAggttttttccagaattttctaCATTTCAGCAATCTACAAACCACAATACTATGTAAGGGTTAGAATAAACTAACACTTGCATAAATTCATCGCTAAAAGTCACAGAcaagttaaagacaaagcacattgtgtttgtattgatcAGATACCTCAAAATGATCATCTTATATCAAAGTTATTATGAATCTGGCTGTTACTtatagaaagaaaaataatttaagattGTATATCTATTTGTGACAGAGCTTTCTTCATGAAACATTACCTTGAAACATTGCCTTTAAGAGCCAAAATAGTCATGGCTCAATAGGGAAGAGAAGGTGGATGTGGCTAATCGGAtgtttttgctctctgtttTTACCTGGCTGGTTTTGCTATCACATTCTTCTGCTACATGTCTTCCTACTTCTAGACATAAACTGTGGGTCTTCCTCCTCCTAATCTCCTTTTCTTGaccttctcttccctctctccttctctctcttttcctcctaGGTCTGCAGGCCCAGGATAAGAGCAAGGACTTGTACTGGTTTTAGAGCTCTGGTGCCCCTTCCAGCCTGGGCCggcctctgtgtttctctgccttgTAGACATTGACAAGCCTTTTTCTGTAACAGATTCTAATCTCGCTTGCAGCTCGGCGCTACACCCTTTGTGGTGGGACCATCCTGAGCTGAAATTTCCACCTCTCTGGACACCCCTCTTCTAAACCCCTCTGGAAAGGAGACGGATGGGAAGAAAGAGCCGCAGAACTGAGTCTCTCCGGAGCCAGAAAGAGAGACTAAGGGGAGGAGCCTGTGGGACTCAAAGCACAGctttttggctgtgtgtggtggtgttaCTGAGGGCTGATTCCTCCACTGAAGTCCAGTTCCtctgagtgcttttttttttggcccttCTAGACGAAAGCTGGTTAAAAAAATTTTCTCCCCGCTACCACCCCCAAAAAGACCTCAAAAATTGTTACGTGAaattttttaataaagcagACACAGAGGCCAGCCAGGAGACCACGGTCAGTAACTGTTCAACTtttatcattgctgtttttttatttgctgcagGTTCCCTTCTTATAAGGTGACAAAGTGATTATTATGAGAGACGAACCTTTTGTATTGTGACTGAAATGAGCACTGGCTATTTGAGAGCCTTTTCTATATTGACTGAAGTGAGCTCTGGCTATTTAAGAGCCTTTTCTGTCGTGACAGAAGTGAGCACTGGCTATTTGAGGCCTCTGGACTCTGCCTTGCAGCTGTCAGCGACAACTGTTCTCCAACTTGACACACAGTGTCACTGCACTGAGTCTGACCAAACAAGTGCTCTGTACTTCATACAAGGAGCATTTTGTCAAATCTGGACCCCCACCCACAGAGAACAACTGGTCTGCACGGCCGAAGTGAGAAACAGTCGACACTAACAGTGGACCCACAATCCCCGCATCACCTAGCTTCGtcactgtgcgtgtgtatgtgagtgtgtgcgcgcgtgcatgtgtgagtgtgtgtgtgtgtgtgtgtgtgtgcacatgttttgtttgagtgtgtgtgcgtgtgtgtgtgtgtgtgcgcgtgtgtttgagtgtgtgtgtgcgcgcgtgcgtgtgtgtgtgtgtgtgtgtgtgcgtgtgtttcttCGTTAGATTTGTCCTCCATTGCAGTTCTTTTGTGAGAACCTGAGCACAGAGACGTTTGTAACTGCAGATTTGCATTAAAGATCTTCATGTTTATACCGTAGGtcttcagtgtttctcagtcatTGTCAGTATGTAGAATGTCTTTGCATTTAGCCAGGTTTTTTGAATGTgaacatattaatatattgccaaataaagtattattttttgtttctggtaCAGTCCTGATGTAAATGCTACATATTGACTTTCTGTGCCTGTGAATATAAAAGAATGGCAAGGTGTTATTAAAGGTCAGAATGGGGTTAAACCACAGTTCTTGGTACTTTGTTCAGAGTAACAAAGTTGGCATTCAACAGTTAGCCAAGACAGCACATGgaattgctttgttttgttttgttttttacattagAAATGTAAAGAGTAATAAAACATTCTTATGCCAGAATAAGATTTTGCAATTGCTTTGGAATTAAGACCAAGGTTACACAATACACTTGTGTCAGTTTAATCAGCCGGCTTCAGTTTGCCGTCCTCTTcagcagaaatgcacacagttgtgaaaagctgtgaaaagctccagaaaagaaaatgcagctcAGCTTTCGAGTAACCACATTTAGGCCCTGTACTACAATTCATTTCTCAGGATAAAGTACccatttgtgtgcattgtcaTCAGTAGaaaattgtactttttaaaagGCTCTGACAATATCTATCATTAAAACCACAGTTCTCTGGGACAAAGTCTCAattcaaaaaagctttttataAAAGCCATTCATGTCAATAtatgtctatttattttgtattacgGACACAATGAAACCATAGAGGTAGGAAAGCTGTATGTCTTGTAAGGGAAAGTTGTGTTGGACGAGTCAAGGatatgtttctgttcatttgtagTTGTTTGTATGGTCATCTGCCATTGAACCAAGGCTATATTGACTTCTGACTTAATAACATGCACAATAGAATGACAAtatctacaaaatgagtttaacagtagagaaaaagaaaaaaaaaacctgacaatctacaaaaaatgaaaggaaaaaaaaactgtgaccaaACCACCACATGTTCTCTGTCTCAGTTAGGCTTTTTTTTCTATGTGCTTCATAGTTTAATACTGGACAGCTGTAGATTAATGTCAAGTCCTGACAAACTTGGTGAAGGACAAGAGACGTTGTGGGTGGAAAGAATgcttccctctcctttctgGAAGAGACAGGAAACAATGCCCTCTATTCATGAGGAGGTTCAGCGTTGCCCTTAACAGCGACTGTTCATAAAgtcgtgtaaaaaaaaaaattattttcagactACCTGTACAACATGCTGTACTGTTGACACATTAgcaatttgacattttaaatatctgtgAATTTTAGGGTAGGTTGGATATTAAACAATTAGTAATGACTGCCCCAATTTTGCTTCATGAGTAATTTTATGAgaatatgaataatacatgtGGGCTGCTGATGTCTGTGATATGTGGTCGAAAATATATAGTAGTTGCTGCCTAACTACAGGGTAACATcccatcattttttaaattaatatgttCTTCCTTATCTTTAATGTAGTAAGTGTCCATattgaaaatctttgttttatgCTTCATTATGTTTGCTACATATCCCTCAtacaattcccacaatgcactactCTATCTCTGATTATCTTTGTTTGCTCATTCATTAAAAGTTGttagtctttttaaaaattcaaattttgatAACATAGATTCATAAATACAACTGACCTGACTTGTTTGCATGTATATGGTGGCAATAATTAACCTGCCTATCAACCTGAATCATGCTAACAGCCAGAAGTGGTGTAGctgaaaattttaataaaagtaaatggcttaaatatttacagacagCCACATGACACATACTGGCTTTGAAGTCTCACATGGAGAGAGGGAATAGAATGAGTCATTGCAGGGAGTTATAAATATGTCCAAGTGTTGGTTCATCATATGCTGATGTCAGAGCATGAACGACCTGGGAGgttttttagattttatgtAGAGATACTCTTTATTTCGTGACAGACCAATCTGCATGTACAAATAACATCCATTCTGTGTAGTGACTGAATTgtgacatgtttattttttcatacacatttttacctTCCCTGGTGGAGGCATGCATGTCAAGGCCTGTGTTTTTAACAGGCCTGTTTTTTAATCCTGATATAATGTGCAGCACAAATGCAGTTGAGGTACCTGGGAGAAGTGaccaaaatattattaaattgGATTTCATTAAGTCCACACTACCTCTGCCAGCTCTCAGATATAATTTTTTTGCCAATTCAGATTTAATAGGATGAGAGATGATTGAAGTAACGTGGACTGGGAACAATTTCTAGACGGTGGTACTATTAATGAGAGGTGGTTCAAAGAAATTGTGCATGCCATGCAGTAtaaatttgtttcaaaatttAGAAATAAGTAAATGGTCTCAACTGTGGGTGAACAAATCCTTTTAGAATACTTTGTACTTTTATCAGACTACATTTACAGTACTATATGAATACACAATTTAagaaagactgtttttttttttttttttccaaaaaggtAGGGCAGCAAGACTTGTTCCAGACAGCAAGACTTGTTGTAGGCATCACATGTTATCAGGTGAGACTCAAGACACCTGTTCCTAGATGTAATGAAAAGTTTAtcttaactttgactcacaatACATTGCAAATGCcacttttttcttcacagttCAATGAGTTCAGAGATcaccaaaataaatgtaaagattGTTTGCACTGAAAACTGCAACATGCTGTTTAGTCACAGCtaaagacaaatgttgattgaaccCACGGGCTGAAGGGGATATAAGTaggtttaaaaattttaaaGGCATTAATCGAGCGGATTTTAAAAGCAATTCCATTTTAGGTACTGTCTGTAGAACAGAACGGCATGGGGTGGAAATTAGTTAAAGTaaaattcacactgacacatggaAGTCActttcttatgttcttatgtctGAATCTGGCTGCAAACTGTGTGCTGAATGAGGGCCCTTCCAAACTCAGCGTGGCAGGACGTCCAGCCCACCAGGCGAAGCCTAAACACTGACACCATTCCTCAGTGAGCCTTGTGCACTGGTGCACTTTCCTTGCCATTGAAGTAAAATAAGTTGACTTCATATGCTTGCTCGTTGCAATCTTGAGAGTCGTGAACAGTTATTTAACAAGGATGGCTCTGCAAAATTCAGAGGGAGAAATATATGGTAATGTTATCCTCTGAGAAGTTTCTGCTCTTTGGTTGATCAGAGAATCAAGTGTTTACTTAATCTATGCTTAAGATCATCTGGCTAAAACACATGCTCATAGCTTTTCAGAACTGCAAAGAAGTCACCATATTAGCTATGCATAACAGTAAAAGACTAGCCGCTGTCTTTTCCCTGTGAGTAGCAACACTCTTTGTGGCTTCCCTAGCAGtgagctgtgctctctgtgactTCACTAGCAGTTAGCCTTACTCTCTGATTTTTCAAGCAGTGAGCTACACCCTCTGCAATTTCCCTAGCAAAGAGTTACATTCTCTGTGACTTCCTTAGCAGTTAGCCTCACCCTGTGATTTCTCAAGCAGTGAGCAGCACTCTCTGTGACTGCTCTCTTTgctgccttgtgtgtgtgtgtgtgtgtgtgtgtgtgtgtgtgaaggagagaggctTGCTGCCCAATGAAGAGCTGGCAGCCCTGGAGACGAAGCACGGAGAGGGACACCCGATAGCCTCTGTTTCCGTGGCTGGAATATTTGTGAAGTTAACGCATAATCTTTAAGCAGAAGCTCATAAATTGTGGGCTGCTAATTGGAGCTAGAACGGAGCTGTCAATCACATTATCCTAAAAACACACGGGCTCTCGTGTCCATACAAGGAGTGGGAGTCTGAGTTCTGAGGCCAGTTGTCACTATGCGTGCCCTTCAACAGCAGGACAATCAGGCGTTCATCTAGGTCAGGCACAGTGTGGTTTCATAAAGGGAATAAAAACATTCCCAAATAATATCAATTAGCATGTAAGACCATTAACGGCTAATTGTTAATTGCCACGCATGCTAATTGATTTGACAATTTAGCTGTGCTCTCTTTACAGTTTTAGTAGTAGTACTACAAATACTGTTGCTGAATCTTATATCTGATCATGGACTTGAACAGAATATTATATGAGGCTGTTATTCTATTCCATCTTCACTCCTTTCTCCTTGAACAGCACATTAATTTTATGcttcatgcattcatgcatttattattgtatattgAACATCAtcttagtgtgtgtgcatatgtatgtgtgtgtgtgtgtgtgtgtgtgtgtgtgtgtgtgtgtgtgtgtgtgtgtgtgcaatgtgtgtgtgtgtgtgtgtgtgtaaaatattatcTTACACTGTTCACATAAATAGAAGAAGCGAGGTCATACACATTAGTTACTCTAAAATTTTCTAAAAGTTTTTTCAATCCATTCATTTGTGCttagaaacatatttttgaagTAAGAGTGCTAGACCTCATATAACTTTCTTTGGATTTATCATTTCTGCTGGTCTGTTCCACACCACATTTGGTGTGTGTTTACTTCCCTGTTGATGGTCACATGATCCCCTCAACACCCTGACCTGGAAACGAatgacatgtttgtttgtttacctAGCTATTTCCAGACTATCCCATGTGTGATTGGCCAATGGACTTACAGTTTGATAAGAAATCTAGGGAGGTATAAATCAATAATATTTGTTATTTCTAGCTTGAATTCAAAGTAAAAATACTCTGCAAGTAATGAAGAAAGAAACAATTAACTAAATATGAACTTAAGGCCAAACTAAGTATTACTATTGAACTGCACCCTATTGCAATGTCTGCACATTCTACTATTGATGTGAGCTCGAGTAGTTAGCTGGTCTTTTTTCAGAACATTGAGTTTATTCGGAATGCTGCTTTGGTTTCTTTGGAACACGCAACACATTTTTACCAAACCTGTGgtagagaaagaggaggaggaagaagaaaaggagGAGTATCAGCACTGCATCCCCTACGTAGTCTTGGGTCTGTGCTACAACATGATACTCGCCAAGCACATGCCTTCCCTATTACTACAGCATGGTGAGGAATGAATAGTACATTTATAGTCAAAGACCGGGTTACATCACcgaaatgtatttattttaaaaccaggACACGCAGACTGTTGTCACCTGCATCTGAGAAGCCATATCCGGTAAAGACATGCCTCAGACATAAAGGCCCTAGCGGCTTGTGGTGCCAAAGTAATATTCATGGTCGTGGCTTTGACTCAAACCACTGTCCCCTGTGCACGTCCCCCCTATAGAACACCCAACACCTTTCACAACACCTTTCGCAACACTATTTCTTTATCCAGATGGTATTGTTTAATACTGtacaaatacaattttaagAGAACTGTTTTTTCACGGGGCAGTACTCCTAGGGGGAGAAGAGAATCATTGCTTCGTGACTGCAATAAGAGACAAAAGTGCTCATAAAAAAGCTGTTGTCATTATTGCAATAGCTATGGTTagattttcattacatttttgttggtATCGCtcacattaaaacatgtaaCTGAGATATTCAGCAGTGCTCTTTTGGAGTACGACACTACTGAAACCTAACCTCAGGAAGTAAAGGCGTGATTGTAAACACAAGCGGGCTAAATGGCACAGggcattgtgtttttatttagcCGGTGAATTAATGGCATCGTGATCTTGTGCCCCTCACTACACAAACGCAGATTGAGACCCACAGAGTGCAATATTCTGCCACGGTGCAATCTGGGCACCAAGCCACAGCTCAGAGTCTTCTTAATCAAAACCCCATCCATCACATGCCGTCCCGCTCAGGGGAGACTCAGATGTGGTTCTGTCTGAACTCAGGAAGGATTGCTGACATTTACCTGAGGTCTAGAGAGACAAActgcctttatgtttttttccctactTTTAGTTGAACTGAACCCCcatgaatacaaaaataacaggTCATTACTttaaattcatgtcattttttatacTCTTTTTTCAGACACTCATtcatgcaaaaaatgtttttttttactgccaaaAGACTGAATGAAGCCTTGGTTAAAGACTGTATAAACATTCAGATGAGATGTCTGTGTTGTGGGATCCCTGCACTTGGCGGGCAGATGAGGCGGATGTCTGAGTTTCTGTGATAAGGCCTCACCCCTGGTTGTACAGGAATGCCAGCCACGCTAATGCTCGAGCTGTAAAGCGGCTCTATATGACATTCAGACCATCCACATGTGCCACATGGCTGGCAATTCTCACACCACGGCCACTGGCATTTTTCACATTAGTCAACATAAGCGCTACAAATGCGAACTTGGAACCCTATCTGTGCAGGAATGGCAGCGGCGGCTGGGTGGAGCTGCGgagtaaaaaagaaatgggaTAAACGTCTCTCTGTCCCCACCTGAACTTAACGAcaacccctacccccccccaaaaaaaaagaatatgggAGACAAGTGCGGTATGATCTAGAAGTATTTACTTGATTGAAATTGTAGAAACTATATTGTTACAAAATATCATCGCAAAAGatctgctgtcagtgttttttatgGAAGATGAGGCTGAGCGGGACAAACATATCAGTAATGTCTCCCTTCGTGAATGGTGTTGTTCGGTTGGCAATCTTATGTGACAAACCGCTCTCTAATATGTCAACACGGGTGTACAAGTTAATCAAGAGAGGGACTGCCAACAGACAACATACTGAAGAAGTGCCTTGTGCTGACAAACCATCTGTAGCCTACATGTAGTATGTGAGAcactaaatgtaaaatatgagttTGAATATATCAGAACATGGAAATTAATAACTATAAGGTACAATTTCAGCTCTGCCCCATTTGTATTTGTTgaagagaaacaataaaaaagcataggcctgcaatgaaaaaattgtatgtatatatgtatagatatataagcctgtaatgtaatttatcaagaatgaaaatgaaaaacatcccTACCTACTCTCACTTTCTAGTGTACAACCTCCTGGTGCTGCTGATGCATTAAGCTGTGAGTGAAATGGGGTTTTAAGTCGGGGTGTCCCGTTTCACCGCGCTGTGAATTGTTTGCATGTTAACTGGGGCGGAACACCGCCGACAATAGGGCGGAATCCTCAGGTCTTGTGCGAGGAATTCCGCGAATAGCTAGTACGCTTTCTTGCAGTTGTCAGTGTAACAGAAACTGTGGTTTTAGATGAGGGCAAAAAATGGCaccagaagaagaagaagaagacccTTGTTTCACCAGAGGCCACAAAGGCGGTGTGTTGAAGGCGAGAACTTGACGCAGGCTATCGAGGTGCACTGGTGACCACTAGAGCCAGCTTTTTAAGAGTATGATGGcaaaaattttaaatcaaaacctTTTAAGCCTCGCTGCTGGGGACTTAGATTAAAAACATCggaaccaaaaaaacaaaccacgcaaaaaaaaagaagtgacgGCCATCCCACCTGTGACGAGAGGCAGAAATCTCAGGATTTATTTAGCAGCTCTGTTTAGGTTTTTCCATCTTTTCCCACTCTGTCTCCTGTCATTCCAGCTGGCAACAACTGCCACTTCTGCCCTCACAATGTGTACAGTTTCAGAACCCTTAACTGAATGTGAGTATACATATAAACACGGAATGTTTCTGGCACCGGGGCAGGCTGGTGAAATACATGCATCAACAAAATCATTGACGGCCCATATTAACAAATcacaaaatgtatgatttttgtTGTCAGGTCTGCAATTATTGActagaaatgtaaaaaatgaaagaggagagggCGAAAAGAGGGAAATTTAtggaaaaacagctgcagtggtGGAAAGCcaagatatatatataatttttttttctttgccagaTCTCATGGAATAAATGGAGTGGAATAAAACAAATCTTAATGAAAGACATACTGTAAACCGACTTGTTGCTAATGAAATGCTTGCGAAGTTCACGCAATGTGAGCAGTTGAGAATGCATAGAAAAATGTGTAGCTCTGTATTCATTAATTGATCCATCCGCTTTAAAAGCATCAGAATGGTACAAGTTTCCAGCAAGTATACCTGTCCTTGAGGTAGGATTCACCAACTGATCAGCATGTGAAGGAAAGTTCTTGCGTTAGGTACTGCAGGTCAGGCTGTCAATGATCCAATTTACCTGTAAGTCCTGCTTGCTCCTTTCAATGTTTATACTCTATATGTAGAagagaaatgaagaaagaatattttatgtctgttttttaagttttttaaatgttatattataCTCAGATTTATATCCTTCCGTTCCTGCTTCTTGCTGAGTGCCACCACCAGGCTTGAGTGAAGTGACTAAATGTTTGATTAAACACTGAGATGGCAGAGCTAAGCAGGGTCTGGTTCCTGAGTATTTAAAGATGGAAAACCTGGACTGCAAACTCCTGTGGTAATCAAACCCAGAGGTTCCCCTGCACGTCTCCCTGtgattaaatgagaaaataaaactcgGGGAAAATATTCAGTTGGGCATACCATGCATTTGTAAATCTGTCCTGTACCGCCCGTTTACGCAGTGTGTACTTGGTCCAGCTGAACACTTTTCCCGGTGGTTGGTTTTCAAATTCATTTAGATGATCCTGAAGGTAATCCTGAAAATTCACAAATTACCATTAAACCTCAGTATTTCATCAACAGATAATTGTAAGGTTAACTACTGGTAATATTTCAGAGATTAAGTTTACGCATGTTTTCAGAGGAACTCTCTGGACATGTAAACCCAGTGCGTACCTAGCCCCTGGATGCAGACAAAAATGACATGAGTTGTGGTAGGAAAATGCTCGCTGGTTTGTGCTGAttggtcagagagagagatcagaggcACTGCCCAAGCTGAGTGGCAGTGCGTACAGCCCCGAGAGGAGGGCAGAGCTGGCAGGCTAGCAGCAGAGTTGTTGAGCTGGCACGCTTCCATCTGTGTCCTTCAAATTTACGAGGCTGGAGGGGACGATCCCGGCCCCCGGCGGTGGCGTGGTGCTCCTCAGCGTGGGCCGAAGCTTGGCCTTTCACTCAGGCTGCCCCTGTGCCAACAGCCTCAGCTCCTATCTGCGGGATTAATCATCTCCGTCAAATTGCTAGCACTTTATTTTTAAGATGACGGACCGCCGCCTCTCAACCACCGCCAGAATCTTTGAAATGCACTGCCGTTGCTTGTGTTGGGGTTGTAGATCTAATCCTAAAAGAGATGACCCGCATACCCTGTCTAAATCAAATGGCACATTTTAACAGGATAAGCAGTTGGAACGGATCCGGGAGTTTGCTTTCAGGACAGGGACCGGGAAACTTGTTAAATAATTACCCTTCTACTATAAATATGGATCATAGAAATAGAAAAAGtcaggtgtctgtctgtctgtatttgcgtgtgtgtgtgcacgcatgcatgtgtgtgtgtctgtctgtgtctgtgtttgtgtgtatgtgtgtgtatttgcatgtatgtgtgtatgtgtgtgtctgtatgtgtgtgtgtgtgtgtgtgtgtgtgccattatGACTCTTAAGATCTGGTGGAGGGGCAGAAGTGTTGGTATGCTCCTGTTTGACGGACAGAGGGGGCTGGGTTGGTGGTCAGTGAGCAGAACcgcagagtgagagaggtggaTCTCACACACAATGGCAGGATTAAGTATCAGCTATTGCAAACCTCAACAATCCTTCACATTCAAAAGATAGGGCACCTTTAACGTCTTAAGACCCCTGGACCTGCTCTGATATTAGCAAACAAACATCGTCTCACCTGCCCAGGTAATCCGAGACACTTCTCCCAACTTCCTGTTGGAGTCCCTAAGAAGCCAGCCCCCccaacaacacccccccccccaacccaaccctCCCAATGAGCCGccctggggggggtggggtggggtatccctcagggagggggggtgtaaTGGAGCACAgccaaagagggagaggagggagggaagagtcTTGAGGAATAAAGGGAAGAGGCCAGGGAGGGGTGTGATTGGTGAGGTGTGAAGGCAATGTGTGCTGAGAGCACCTCACCTGGACGGATCCACTGCATGCTCCACTAAATGGCTGTGACAGGTGATTGGCTGATgacaaagacagggagaggtggAAGAGAGACTCCAGTCTCGTGgtggggtctgtgtgtgtgtgtctgtgcttgggtggcggtggtggtggtggaggtggcggtgggagggggtgtgcgGTGGGTGGTTGGGGGCACAGGGAAGGGGGATTTGCAAAATGAATTGTCAAGTTGTCAGAGCAGCTGTTACCTGTAGATGCTGTCTGAAGGAATCATATGGAAATTGGCTGTAGATGACACATATACAACCTCATTTACTGATCAACTGGCAACttctattaaaaatgaacaaggaGAGGTTGGAGCTCGGGCAGATCTATCAGGAGCTGAACTCTGATCCCATGCTACAGTCT
This window harbors:
- the vgll2a gene encoding transcription cofactor vestigial-like protein 2a isoform X2 — translated: MSCLDVMYQVYGPPQPYFAAAYSPYHHQKLAFYSKMQEAQDSVSASSSFSSHSGPTIKEEGDCAREKDHPPEAEYISSRCVLFTYFQGDISSVVDEHFSRALSQPSSYVPSSAGNKSTRGTSSSWRDGSFPMSQRSFPPSFWNSAYQPSVTASLSSSLSSALGAPHTELPFPADPYSTASLHGHLHQAPPEAWHPAHHHHHHPYSLGGAIGTQGSAYPRPGVHEVYGTHFDPRYSSLLVPSVRPHRLTPAAVPAPGTSQCDISKSEPASSAWTGAFAGTGSDMGQGLSLNVDAARRYTLCGGTILS
- the vgll2a gene encoding transcription cofactor vestigial-like protein 2a isoform X1, which produces MSCLDVMYQVYGPPQPYFAAAYSPYHHQKLAFYSKMQEAQDSVSASSSFSSHSGPTIKEEGDCAREKDHPPEAEYISSRCVLFTYFQGDISSVVDEHFSRALSQPSSYVPSSAGNKSTRGTSSSWRDGSFPMSQRSFPPSFWNSAYQPSVTASLSSSLSSALGAPHTELPFPADPYSTASLHGHLHQAPPEAWHPAHHHHHHPYSLGGAIGTQGSAYPRPGVHEVYGTHFDPRYSSLLVPSVRPHRLTPAAVPAPGTSQCDISKSEPASSAWTGAFAGTGSDMGQGLSLNVDAGLQAQDKSKDLYWF
- the vgll2a gene encoding transcription cofactor vestigial-like protein 2a isoform X3, giving the protein MSCLDVMYQVYGPPQPYFAAAYSPYHHQKLAFYSKMQEAQDSVSASSSFSSHSGPTIKEEGDCAREKDHPPEAEYISSRCVLFTYFQGDISSVVDEHFSRALSQPSSYVPSSAGNKSTRDGSFPMSQRSFPPSFWNSAYQPSVTASLSSSLSSALGAPHTELPFPADPYSTASLHGHLHQAPPEAWHPAHHHHHHPYSLGGAIGTQGSAYPRPGVHEVYGTHFDPRYSSLLVPSVRPHRLTPAAVPAPGTSQCDISKSEPASSAWTGAFAGTGSDMGQGLSLNVDAGLQAQDKSKDLYWF